A single region of the Pseudomonas mandelii genome encodes:
- the fliD gene encoding flagellar filament capping protein FliD, producing MASPILPGTGLGSGLDTGAIVKALVNADKAAKQGQIDRGTATNSASISGIGTLKSLLATFQKALTDLGSTTTPQFTGFAATSSDVKVLTATSSNAAVAGNYVVDITSLATSSKVASAAFAGGTTSAIPAGTLTITQNGKSYPVTVGAGATLQSVRDSINSQYQSSGLSANIVTDSFGSRLVLGSTTTGAGSDISASGIAGLEIDGTAPMVTPPTATSSGAIGAPAQDAVFSVDGLAMTSKSNTIDKTISGLSLNLLTTGKSTVTVAPNNDGLKASIQKFVDAYNAVANAVTSLTKPSLDDDGKLTVSAALTGDPLPRSILDSLRGPLSQTGAGDKLTVLSQLGITTNQKTGALDFDSTKFNTAMNDKKLGGEVQTLFTGTNGLIERMNNAIKPYTEGKTVNGKAVDSILDARAKSLDSTKKKLSNDQAALDRRIETLTAVLTKKYNDMDTLVGKLKATASNITSMFEAMTAQQKNS from the coding sequence ATGGCAAGTCCAATTCTACCGGGCACAGGTTTAGGTTCCGGCCTTGATACTGGTGCTATCGTCAAAGCCTTGGTGAACGCTGACAAAGCGGCCAAGCAAGGTCAGATCGATCGTGGAACCGCCACTAACTCGGCGAGTATTTCCGGGATTGGTACCTTGAAGTCGCTGTTGGCCACGTTCCAGAAAGCGCTTACCGATCTGGGTAGTACGACAACCCCTCAGTTCACGGGTTTTGCCGCGACGTCGTCCGATGTAAAAGTGCTGACCGCTACGTCCAGTAACGCGGCTGTCGCCGGTAACTACGTGGTCGACATCACTAGCCTGGCCACCTCATCGAAAGTGGCTTCCGCTGCATTTGCCGGTGGTACAACCAGTGCGATCCCTGCTGGCACGCTGACCATCACCCAAAATGGCAAAAGCTATCCGGTAACTGTGGGTGCAGGCGCCACGTTGCAATCGGTGCGTGATTCGATCAACAGCCAATACCAGTCCAGTGGCTTGAGCGCCAACATTGTGACCGACAGTTTCGGCTCGCGTCTGGTGTTGGGTTCCACGACGACTGGTGCGGGTTCCGACATTTCCGCCAGCGGTATTGCCGGTCTGGAAATCGATGGGACCGCCCCGATGGTCACACCGCCGACGGCCACTTCTTCGGGGGCTATTGGTGCTCCGGCCCAGGATGCGGTGTTTAGCGTCGACGGTCTGGCGATGACCAGCAAGTCCAACACCATCGACAAGACGATCTCCGGGTTGAGCCTGAATTTGCTCACCACCGGCAAGTCGACCGTCACCGTTGCGCCCAACAATGATGGTCTGAAGGCGTCGATCCAGAAATTCGTCGATGCGTACAACGCCGTCGCCAACGCTGTGACTTCGTTGACCAAGCCGTCCCTGGATGACGATGGCAAGCTGACCGTTTCCGCGGCGCTGACCGGTGACCCGCTGCCACGTTCGATTCTGGATTCCTTGCGGGGCCCGCTGTCACAGACCGGTGCCGGCGACAAGCTGACTGTGCTTTCCCAGTTGGGTATCACCACCAACCAGAAGACCGGCGCACTGGACTTTGACAGCACCAAGTTCAACACTGCAATGAACGACAAGAAGCTGGGCGGTGAGGTTCAGACACTGTTCACGGGTACCAACGGTCTGATTGAGCGTATGAACAACGCGATCAAGCCTTACACCGAAGGTAAAACCGTCAATGGCAAAGCAGTCGACTCTATCCTGGATGCGCGCGCCAAGAGTCTAGATTCAACCAAGAAAAAGCTGTCCAATGACCAGGCGGCCCTGGATCGCCGAATCGAGACCCTGACGGCGGTGCTGACCAAAAAGTACAACGACATGGATACTCTGGTCGGCAAGCTGAAAGCGACAGCCAGTAACATCACCTCGATGTTTGAGGCGATGACAGCGCAGCAGAAGAACTCGTAA
- a CDS encoding flagellar protein FlaG, protein MDMSVKLNLSYPAAPKATAVAEKPAEKPQAVAASVVAVKDEGKSGLTEQEKLKMAVQEIEKFVQSVKRNLEFSIDEPSGKVVVKVIASDSGEVIRQIPNEEVLKLANSLNDASSLLFSAKA, encoded by the coding sequence ATGGATATGAGCGTGAAGCTGAACTTGTCTTATCCTGCGGCCCCAAAGGCGACGGCTGTTGCCGAGAAGCCTGCGGAAAAGCCTCAAGCGGTCGCTGCGTCAGTGGTTGCTGTCAAGGATGAAGGTAAAAGCGGCTTAACCGAGCAGGAAAAACTGAAGATGGCCGTTCAGGAAATCGAAAAGTTCGTTCAGTCGGTCAAGCGTAATCTGGAGTTCTCGATTGACGAGCCTTCAGGCAAGGTTGTGGTAAAAGTGATTGCCAGCGACTCTGGTGAGGTGATCCGTCAGATCCCCAACGAAGAGGTCTTGAAACTGGCCAATAGTTTGAATGATGCAAGCAGCCTGTTGTTCAGCGCTAAAGCCTGA
- a CDS encoding sigma-54-dependent transcriptional regulator translates to MAIKVLLVEDDRALREALADTLLLAGHDYTAVGSAEEALATVGNEAFSLVISDVNMPGMDGHQLLGLLRTRQPQLPVLLMTAHGAVERAVDAMRQGAADYLVKPFEPKALLDLVARHALGTLGATESEGPIAFEPASVQLLELAARVARSDSTVLISGESGTGKEVLARYIHQHSHRASQPFIAINCAAIPDNMLEATLFGHEKGSFTGAIAAQAGKFEQADGGTILLDEISEMPLGLQAKLLRVLQEREVERVGARKPISLDIRVVATTNRDLSGEVSAGRFREDLFYRLSVFPLAWRPLRERTADILPLAERLLAKHVNKMKHAAAKLSPEAQACLIGYPWPGNVRELDNAIQRALILQQGGLIQPQDFCLSGPVACAPLPALAPVRAVEVEAESAGALGDDLRRREFQMIIDTLRSERGRRKEAAERLGISPRTLRYKLAQMRDAGMDVEAYLFAT, encoded by the coding sequence ATGGCAATCAAGGTTTTACTGGTCGAGGACGACCGCGCGCTACGCGAAGCACTGGCCGATACGCTGCTGCTCGCGGGGCACGATTACACGGCCGTCGGTTCGGCGGAAGAGGCGCTCGCGACGGTCGGCAATGAGGCCTTCAGCCTGGTGATCAGCGACGTCAATATGCCAGGCATGGACGGCCATCAACTGCTCGGTTTGCTGCGAACGCGTCAGCCGCAATTGCCGGTGTTGCTGATGACCGCTCATGGTGCGGTCGAGCGGGCCGTCGATGCGATGCGCCAGGGCGCGGCGGATTATCTGGTCAAGCCGTTCGAGCCCAAAGCCTTGCTCGACCTCGTGGCGCGGCACGCACTGGGCACGCTCGGTGCGACCGAGAGCGAAGGGCCGATCGCCTTCGAGCCGGCCAGTGTGCAATTGCTGGAACTGGCCGCGCGGGTCGCGCGCAGCGATTCGACGGTATTGATCTCCGGCGAGTCCGGGACCGGTAAAGAAGTGTTGGCGCGTTATATCCATCAGCACTCCCATCGCGCCAGTCAGCCGTTCATTGCGATCAACTGCGCGGCGATCCCCGACAACATGCTCGAAGCCACTTTGTTCGGTCACGAAAAAGGTTCATTCACCGGCGCCATCGCGGCGCAGGCCGGCAAGTTCGAGCAGGCCGATGGCGGAACGATCCTGCTCGACGAAATTTCTGAAATGCCCCTCGGGCTCCAGGCCAAATTGCTGCGGGTGTTGCAGGAGCGTGAAGTCGAACGGGTCGGCGCACGCAAGCCGATCTCCCTGGATATACGGGTCGTGGCGACCACCAACCGTGACCTGTCCGGTGAGGTGTCGGCGGGGCGGTTCCGAGAAGATCTCTTCTATCGATTGTCGGTATTTCCGCTGGCCTGGCGTCCGCTGCGCGAGCGTACCGCCGACATCCTGCCGCTGGCCGAGCGTCTGCTGGCCAAACACGTCAATAAAATGAAGCATGCCGCTGCGAAACTGTCGCCCGAGGCACAGGCGTGCCTGATCGGTTATCCGTGGCCGGGCAACGTGCGTGAACTGGATAACGCGATCCAGCGCGCCTTGATTCTGCAGCAGGGTGGTTTGATCCAGCCCCAGGATTTCTGCCTGTCCGGACCGGTGGCTTGTGCGCCGTTGCCGGCGTTGGCGCCGGTGCGGGCCGTGGAGGTCGAGGCTGAATCGGCCGGGGCGTTGGGTGATGACCTGCGTCGCCGTGAATTCCAGATGATCATCGACACCTTGCGTTCCGAGCGCGGCCGTCGCAAAGAAGCGGCTGAGCGATTGGGCATCAGCCCACGCACCTTGCGCTACAAGCTGGCGCAGATGCGCGATGCCGGGATGGATGTGGAAGCTTATTTGTTCGCGACTTGA
- the fliG gene encoding flagellar motor switch protein FliG: MSDNRAVAAKLTKVDKAAILLLSLGSTDAAQVLRHMGPKEVQRVGVAMAQMGNVHREQVEQVMSEFVDIVGDQTSLGVGSDDYVRKMLTQALGEDKANGLIDRILLGGNTSGLDSLKWMEPRAVADVIRYEHPQIQAIVVAYLDPDQAGEVLGNFDHKVRLDIILRVSSLNTVQPAALKELNQILEKQFSGNSNASRTTLGGIKRAADIMNFLDSSIEGQLMDSIREVDEDLSGQIEDLMFVFNNLSDVDDRGIQALLREVSSDVLVLALKGSDEGVKEKIFKNMSKRAAELLRDDLEAKGPVRVSDVETAQKEILTIARRMAEAGEIVLGGKGGEEMI, translated from the coding sequence ATGAGTGATAACCGAGCCGTTGCCGCCAAACTGACCAAGGTCGACAAAGCCGCGATTCTGCTGCTGTCCCTGGGTTCGACCGATGCTGCCCAAGTGTTGCGCCACATGGGGCCCAAAGAGGTCCAGCGCGTCGGCGTGGCCATGGCGCAGATGGGCAACGTCCATCGCGAGCAGGTCGAACAGGTCATGAGCGAGTTCGTCGACATCGTCGGCGACCAGACCAGCCTGGGCGTCGGCTCCGACGACTACGTGCGCAAAATGCTCACCCAGGCACTGGGCGAAGACAAGGCCAACGGCCTGATCGACCGCATCCTGCTGGGCGGCAACACCAGCGGCCTCGACAGCCTGAAGTGGATGGAACCGCGCGCCGTCGCCGATGTGATCCGTTACGAGCACCCGCAGATCCAGGCGATCGTCGTGGCCTACCTCGACCCGGATCAGGCTGGTGAAGTGCTTGGCAACTTCGACCACAAGGTGCGTCTGGACATCATTCTGCGGGTCTCCTCGCTGAACACCGTGCAGCCAGCGGCCCTGAAAGAACTCAACCAGATTCTCGAGAAGCAGTTCTCCGGCAACTCGAATGCCTCGCGCACCACCCTGGGTGGCATCAAGCGTGCGGCCGACATCATGAACTTCCTCGACAGCTCGATCGAAGGCCAGCTGATGGACTCGATCCGCGAAGTCGACGAAGACCTGTCCGGTCAGATCGAAGACCTCATGTTCGTGTTCAACAACCTGTCCGATGTCGACGACCGCGGGATTCAGGCGTTGCTGCGTGAAGTGTCCTCCGACGTGCTGGTGCTGGCCCTCAAGGGTTCGGACGAAGGCGTCAAGGAAAAGATCTTCAAGAACATGTCCAAACGAGCGGCCGAACTGTTGCGCGACGACCTCGAGGCCAAGGGCCCGGTGCGCGTCAGCGACGTGGAAACCGCGCAGAAAGAAATCCTCACCATTGCCCGCCGTATGGCCGAAGCCGGAGAAATCGTTCTCGGCGGGAAGGGCGGCGAAGAGATGATCTAA
- a CDS encoding sigma-54 dependent transcriptional regulator — protein MWRETKILLIDDDSVRRRDLAVILNFLGEENLPCGSHDWQQAVGSLSSSREVICVLIGTVNAPGALPGLLKTLATWDEFLPVLLMGDNSSIDLPEDQRRRVLSTLEMPPSYSKLLDSLHRAQVYREMYDQARERGRHREPNLFRSLVGTSRAIQHVRQMMQQVADTDASVLILGESGTGKEVVARNLHYHSKRRDAPFVPVNCGAIPAELLESELFGHEKGAFTGAITSRAGRFELANGGTLFLDEIGDMPLPMQVKLLRVLQERTFERVGSNKTQSVDVRIIAATHKNLESMIEIGTFREDLYYRLNVFPIEMAPLRERVEDIPLLMNELISRMEHEKRGSIRFNSAAIMSLCRHGWPGNVRELANLVERMAIMHPYGVIGVVELPKKFRYVDDEDEQLVDSLRSDLEERVAINGHTPDFTANAMLPPEGLDLKDYLGGLEQGLIQQALDDANGIVARAAERLRIRRTTLVEKMRKYGMSRRDGDEQADD, from the coding sequence ATGTGGCGTGAAACCAAAATTCTGCTGATTGACGACGATAGCGTCCGCCGCCGCGATTTGGCGGTGATTTTAAATTTTCTTGGCGAAGAAAATTTACCCTGTGGTAGCCATGACTGGCAGCAGGCTGTCGGCTCTTTGTCATCAAGTCGTGAAGTGATCTGTGTCCTCATCGGGACGGTCAATGCTCCTGGCGCACTTCCGGGCCTGTTAAAGACACTCGCAACCTGGGATGAGTTCCTTCCGGTTTTGTTAATGGGCGATAATTCTTCCATTGACTTGCCTGAAGACCAGCGTCGCCGAGTGCTTTCGACCCTCGAAATGCCACCCAGCTACAGCAAATTGCTCGACTCGCTGCACCGTGCGCAGGTCTATCGCGAGATGTACGACCAGGCCCGCGAACGCGGTCGTCATCGAGAACCCAACCTTTTCCGTAGCCTTGTCGGCACCAGCCGGGCGATTCAGCACGTCCGTCAGATGATGCAGCAAGTGGCCGATACCGACGCCAGTGTGCTGATCCTTGGCGAGTCCGGCACCGGCAAGGAAGTGGTCGCGCGCAACCTGCACTACCACTCCAAGCGTCGTGACGCGCCGTTCGTTCCGGTCAACTGCGGGGCGATCCCGGCCGAGTTGCTGGAAAGCGAATTGTTCGGCCACGAGAAAGGCGCTTTCACCGGGGCGATCACCAGCCGCGCCGGGCGTTTTGAGTTGGCCAATGGCGGCACCCTGTTCCTCGACGAAATTGGCGACATGCCGTTGCCGATGCAGGTCAAGTTACTGCGCGTGTTGCAGGAACGCACCTTCGAGCGCGTGGGCAGCAACAAGACCCAGAGTGTCGACGTGCGCATCATTGCGGCGACTCACAAGAATCTCGAAAGCATGATCGAGATCGGCACGTTCCGCGAAGACTTGTACTACCGCCTGAACGTGTTCCCGATCGAGATGGCGCCGCTGCGCGAACGTGTCGAAGACATCCCGTTGCTGATGAACGAGTTGATCTCGCGCATGGAGCACGAGAAGCGTGGTTCGATCCGCTTCAACTCGGCGGCGATCATGTCGCTGTGCCGTCACGGTTGGCCGGGCAACGTTCGCGAACTCGCCAACCTGGTGGAACGCATGGCGATCATGCACCCCTACGGGGTGATCGGCGTGGTCGAGCTGCCGAAGAAATTCCGCTACGTCGATGATGAAGACGAGCAACTGGTCGACAGCCTGCGCAGTGATCTTGAAGAACGGGTGGCCATCAACGGTCATACCCCGGACTTCACCGCCAACGCCATGCTGCCGCCGGAAGGTCTGGACCTCAAAGACTACCTCGGTGGTCTGGAGCAGGGCTTGATTCAGCAGGCGCTGGATGATGCCAATGGGATCGTGGCGCGTGCCGCAGAACGCCTGCGTATTCGTCGTACCACGCTGGTGGAGAAGATGCGCAAGTACGGCATGAGCCGTCGCGACGGTGATGAACAGGCGGATGATTGA
- the fliF gene encoding flagellar basal-body MS-ring/collar protein FliF — protein MAEAVADNVPAKATPVDGKPPLFGLSFLENLSEMTMLRQVGLLVGLAASVAIGFAVVLWSQQPDYRPLYGSLAGMDAKQVMDTLAAADIPYTVEPNSGALLVKADDLSRARLKLAGAGVTPSDGNIGFEILDKDQGLGTSQFMEATRYRRGLEGELARTISSLNNVKGARVHLAIPKSSVFVRDERKPSASVLVELYSGRSLEPGQVVAIINLVATSVPELSKSQITVVDQKGNLLSDQAENSELTMAGKQFDYSRRMESMLTQRVHNILQPVLGNDRYKAEVSADVDFSAVESTSEQFNPDQPALRSEQSVNEQRTASNGPQGVPGALSNQPPSPASAPQTTGGSTAAAGMVQPGQPLIDANGQQIMDPATGQPMLAPYPADKRQQSTKNFELDRSISHTKQQQGRLNRLSVSVVVDDQVKINAANGETTRAPWSADELARFTRLVQDAVGFDASRGDSVSVINMPFSAERGEVIADIPFYSQPWFWDIVKQVLGVLFILVLVFGVLRPVLNNITGGGKGKQLAGIGSDVELGGMGGLDGELGNDRVSLGGPQSILLPSPSEGYDAQLNAIKSLVAEDPGRVAQVVKEWINADE, from the coding sequence ATGGCAGAAGCAGTCGCCGATAACGTTCCGGCCAAGGCCACCCCAGTAGACGGCAAACCGCCGCTGTTCGGGTTGTCCTTCCTGGAAAACCTCTCCGAGATGACCATGTTGCGTCAGGTGGGCCTGTTGGTCGGCCTGGCTGCGAGCGTGGCGATTGGTTTTGCCGTGGTGCTGTGGTCGCAGCAGCCGGACTACCGGCCTCTGTACGGCAGCCTCGCCGGTATGGACGCCAAGCAGGTCATGGATACCCTGGCCGCCGCCGATATTCCCTACACCGTTGAACCCAACTCCGGTGCCTTGCTGGTCAAGGCCGATGACCTGTCCCGTGCACGGCTCAAGCTCGCGGGCGCTGGTGTCACTCCCAGCGATGGCAACATCGGTTTTGAAATCCTCGACAAGGACCAGGGCCTGGGGACCAGCCAGTTCATGGAAGCGACCCGTTATCGTCGCGGCCTCGAAGGCGAACTGGCGCGGACCATTTCCAGCCTGAACAACGTCAAGGGCGCTCGCGTGCACCTGGCGATTCCGAAAAGCTCGGTGTTCGTGCGTGACGAACGCAAGCCAAGCGCCTCGGTGCTGGTTGAACTGTATTCCGGCCGCTCGCTGGAGCCGGGTCAGGTGGTGGCGATCATCAATCTGGTCGCGACCAGCGTTCCCGAACTCAGCAAATCCCAGATCACCGTGGTCGACCAGAAGGGCAACCTGCTGTCGGATCAGGCGGAAAATTCCGAACTGACCATGGCCGGTAAGCAATTTGACTACAGCCGTCGCATGGAAAGCATGCTGACCCAGCGCGTGCACAATATCCTGCAACCGGTGCTGGGCAACGACCGCTACAAAGCCGAAGTCTCGGCCGACGTGGACTTCAGCGCTGTCGAGTCGACCTCCGAGCAGTTCAACCCGGATCAACCGGCGTTGCGCAGCGAGCAGTCGGTCAACGAACAACGCACTGCCAGCAATGGCCCGCAAGGTGTGCCGGGTGCCCTGAGCAACCAGCCGCCATCGCCAGCTTCCGCGCCGCAGACCACCGGTGGCAGCACCGCGGCAGCCGGCATGGTTCAGCCAGGCCAGCCGTTGATCGATGCCAACGGTCAGCAAATCATGGACCCGGCCACCGGCCAGCCGATGCTGGCACCGTATCCGGCGGACAAGCGTCAACAATCCACCAAGAACTTCGAACTCGACCGTTCGATCAGCCACACCAAACAACAGCAGGGCCGTTTGAATCGCCTGTCGGTGTCGGTGGTGGTGGATGATCAGGTCAAGATCAACGCCGCCAATGGCGAGACCACCCGTGCGCCGTGGAGTGCCGATGAATTGGCGCGCTTCACTCGCCTGGTGCAGGACGCCGTCGGTTTCGACGCGAGCCGTGGTGACAGCGTTAGCGTGATCAACATGCCATTCTCCGCCGAGCGCGGTGAAGTGATTGCCGATATTCCGTTCTACTCCCAGCCTTGGTTCTGGGACATCGTCAAGCAAGTGCTGGGTGTCTTGTTCATCCTGGTGCTGGTGTTCGGTGTGCTGCGTCCGGTGCTCAACAACATCACCGGTGGCGGCAAAGGCAAGCAACTGGCCGGCATTGGCAGCGACGTGGAACTCGGTGGCATGGGCGGCCTGGACGGCGAACTGGGCAACGACCGCGTCAGCCTCGGTGGTCCGCAAAGCATCCTGCTGCCGAGCCCGAGCGAAGGCTATGACGCACAGTTGAATGCAATCAAGAGTCTGGTGGCAGAAGATCCGGGTCGCGTGGCCCAGGTCGTGAAAGAGTGGATTAACGCAGATGAGTGA
- the fliH gene encoding flagellar assembly protein FliH, whose translation MSSKHDESQTDLIRGKAVAGFDVWALPSFDPFVPEPEPEPEPEPPEMEEVPLDEVQPLTLEELESIRQEAYNEGFAIGEKEGFHSTTLKVRQEAEAVLAPKVAGLEQLMANLFEPIAEQDTQIEKSLVDLVQHITKQVIQRELAIDSTQIEHVMREALKLLPLGVGNVRLHINPQDFEQVKALRERHEETWRIVEDESLLPGGCRVETEHSRIDATVETRVAQVMAKLFDQLHDQALHPAAPDLSLELPVDEKPAVEPTLDEPDAP comes from the coding sequence ATGTCGTCCAAACATGATGAGTCCCAGACCGACCTGATCCGAGGCAAGGCCGTCGCCGGTTTCGATGTCTGGGCGTTGCCCAGTTTCGATCCGTTTGTGCCGGAGCCCGAGCCGGAACCCGAGCCCGAACCGCCGGAAATGGAAGAGGTGCCGCTGGATGAAGTCCAGCCACTGACCCTCGAAGAACTCGAAAGCATCCGTCAGGAGGCTTACAACGAAGGCTTCGCCATCGGCGAGAAAGAAGGCTTCCACAGCACCACACTCAAGGTCCGTCAGGAAGCTGAAGCCGTCCTGGCGCCGAAGGTTGCCGGCCTGGAACAGCTGATGGCCAACCTGTTCGAGCCCATTGCCGAGCAGGACACCCAGATCGAGAAATCCCTGGTCGACCTCGTGCAGCACATCACCAAACAGGTGATTCAGCGCGAACTGGCCATCGACTCGACGCAAATCGAACACGTCATGCGCGAAGCCCTCAAGCTCTTGCCGCTGGGCGTGGGTAACGTGCGGCTGCACATCAATCCGCAGGACTTCGAACAGGTCAAAGCCCTGCGCGAGCGCCATGAAGAAACCTGGCGTATCGTCGAAGACGAATCCCTGCTGCCCGGCGGTTGCCGGGTCGAGACCGAACACAGTCGCATTGACGCCACCGTTGAAACCCGCGTCGCCCAAGTCATGGCCAAGCTGTTCGATCAGTTGCATGACCAGGCCTTGCACCCGGCCGCTCCGGATCTGAGCCTGGAACTGCCGGTCGACGAAAAACCTGCGGTCGAGCCGACGCTGGACGAACCTGATGCGCCTTGA
- the fliS gene encoding flagellar export chaperone FliS, whose amino-acid sequence MNPMLALRQYQKIGAQAQTSEASPHRLVQMLMEGGLDRIAQARGAMERKDIPNKGVLIGKAIGIIGGLREGLDLENQAESVGELDNLYTYMMKRLAEANIKTDPKILDEVADLLRTVKDGWDAIAAPGPQF is encoded by the coding sequence ATGAATCCAATGTTAGCCCTTCGCCAATACCAGAAGATTGGCGCTCAGGCGCAGACTTCCGAAGCCAGCCCGCATCGTCTGGTTCAGATGCTTATGGAAGGCGGACTGGATCGCATAGCCCAAGCCAGGGGCGCGATGGAACGCAAAGACATTCCGAACAAGGGTGTTCTGATCGGCAAGGCCATCGGCATCATCGGCGGTCTGCGTGAAGGTCTGGATCTGGAAAATCAGGCTGAATCGGTAGGCGAGCTGGATAATCTCTATACCTACATGATGAAGCGTCTGGCTGAAGCCAATATCAAGACCGATCCAAAAATCCTCGACGAAGTCGCCGACCTGCTTCGCACGGTCAAAGACGGTTGGGATGCCATTGCCGCGCCGGGTCCGCAGTTTTAA
- the fliE gene encoding flagellar hook-basal body complex protein FliE: MSQGIEFNRLMLDMRSMQMDAMSAPKSTAAVPELGGSSFSDMLGQAVNKVNDTQQASSQLASAFEIGKSGVDLTDVMISSQKASVSFQALTQVRNKLVQAYQDIMQMPV, from the coding sequence ATGAGCCAAGGTATTGAATTTAATCGGTTGATGCTGGACATGCGCTCCATGCAAATGGATGCCATGTCTGCGCCTAAATCGACTGCCGCAGTCCCTGAACTGGGTGGCAGCAGCTTTTCCGACATGCTCGGTCAGGCTGTCAATAAAGTGAACGACACCCAGCAAGCGTCCAGTCAGTTGGCCAGTGCCTTCGAGATCGGCAAAAGTGGCGTCGACCTGACGGATGTCATGATTTCCTCGCAGAAGGCCAGCGTGTCTTTTCAAGCGTTGACCCAAGTGCGAAACAAGCTGGTTCAGGCATACCAAGACATCATGCAGATGCCGGTTTAA
- a CDS encoding sensor histidine kinase, producing the protein MSPVPDASGQPSSVEQASRLGLEQAFSLFNQMSSQLTDSYSMLEARVTELKGELAVVSAQRMQELAEKERLANRLQNLLDLLPGGVIVIDAQGIVREANPAACELLGLPLEGELWRHVIARCFAPREDDGHEISLKDGRRLSIATRSLDAEPGQLVLLNDLTETRHLQDQLARHERLSSLGRMVASLAHQIRTPLSAALLYASHLTEQELPVATQQRFAGRLKERLHELEHQVRDMLVFARGELPLTDRVTPKQLMQSLQSAALTHVQDLPIRWQCDSHAGELLCNLDTLVGAILNLIENAVQASAGDVRLKVHFYARGNNLRVCISDSGSGIDGKVLARLGEPFFTTKTTGTGLGLTVVKAVARAHQGELQLRSRPGRGTCAQVILPLFSGEQPNAQGAE; encoded by the coding sequence ATGTCTCCTGTCCCTGATGCTTCGGGGCAACCGTCGTCCGTAGAGCAGGCAAGCCGGCTTGGCCTTGAGCAGGCGTTCTCGCTGTTCAACCAAATGTCGAGCCAGCTGACTGATTCCTACAGCATGCTGGAAGCCCGGGTCACCGAGCTCAAGGGTGAGCTGGCGGTGGTCAGCGCTCAGCGCATGCAAGAGCTGGCGGAAAAGGAACGCCTGGCCAACCGTCTGCAAAACCTCCTCGATCTGTTGCCTGGCGGCGTCATCGTCATCGATGCCCAGGGCATTGTGCGTGAAGCCAACCCGGCGGCCTGCGAGTTGCTCGGCCTGCCCCTCGAAGGCGAGCTCTGGCGCCATGTCATTGCTCGTTGCTTTGCTCCTCGCGAAGACGACGGTCACGAAATCTCTCTGAAGGACGGTCGACGTCTGTCGATCGCCACTCGTTCGCTGGATGCCGAGCCCGGGCAGTTGGTGTTGCTCAACGACCTGACCGAAACCCGTCATCTGCAAGATCAGCTGGCTCGCCACGAGCGCCTGTCGTCTCTCGGCCGAATGGTCGCCTCGCTGGCCCATCAGATTCGGACGCCGTTGTCCGCCGCGTTGCTCTACGCCAGTCATTTGACTGAGCAGGAATTGCCGGTCGCCACGCAGCAACGTTTTGCCGGGCGCCTGAAAGAGCGGTTGCATGAGCTGGAACATCAGGTTCGCGACATGTTGGTGTTCGCGCGGGGCGAGCTGCCGTTGACCGACCGCGTCACGCCCAAGCAATTGATGCAGTCGCTGCAATCGGCGGCACTGACTCATGTTCAGGATTTGCCGATTCGCTGGCAGTGCGACAGTCATGCCGGTGAACTGCTGTGCAACCTCGACACCTTGGTCGGCGCAATCCTTAATCTGATCGAGAACGCCGTTCAGGCCAGTGCCGGTGATGTCCGCTTGAAAGTGCATTTCTATGCCAGGGGAAACAACCTGCGGGTGTGCATCAGTGACAGCGGCAGCGGCATCGACGGCAAAGTACTGGCGCGCTTGGGTGAGCCGTTTTTCACCACTAAAACCACCGGGACTGGCCTGGGCCTGACCGTGGTCAAGGCCGTGGCCCGTGCTCATCAGGGAGAATTGCAGTTGCGCTCGCGGCCGGGTCGCGGCACCTGCGCGCAGGTCATCCTGCCGCTTTTTTCCGGTGAACAGCCTAACGCTCAGGGAGCGGAGTGA